A stretch of the Brachyspira hampsonii genome encodes the following:
- a CDS encoding restriction endonuclease subunit S — protein MKKLILKELANIRVGASVSRASAKKYEKGYEVNLINLKAFDNKSVKYTQNEKNIDTIQIKQKNIELIQANDIIIRLREPFNSLIVEDNIDNCIISSLMACIRIKEEFYNICLPHFLAIYLNNKKVQKFLKRESRGTGIISIGTFDIANIEIELPSIDKQKEIIEINSLFERDIFIHGKLFELKQVFYKEAMNKILKNC, from the coding sequence ATGAAAAAACTCATATTAAAAGAGCTGGCAAATATAAGAGTAGGGGCATCTGTTTCAAGGGCTTCAGCAAAAAAATATGAAAAAGGATATGAAGTTAATCTCATAAACTTAAAAGCATTCGATAATAAATCTGTTAAGTACACTCAAAATGAAAAAAATATTGATACAATACAAATCAAACAAAAAAACATTGAATTAATACAAGCAAATGATATTATCATAAGACTTAGAGAACCATTCAATAGCCTAATAGTAGAAGATAATATTGATAATTGTATAATAAGTTCATTAATGGCATGCATCAGAATAAAAGAAGAATTTTATAATATATGTCTGCCTCATTTTCTTGCTATTTATCTAAATAATAAAAAAGTTCAGAAATTTTTAAAAAGAGAATCAAGAGGAACAGGGATAATATCAATAGGAACTTTTGATATAGCAAATATAGAAATAGAATTGCCTAGTATAGATAAACAAAAAGAAATCATTGAAATAAATTCATTATTTGAAAGAGATATTTTTATTCATGGAAAACTTTTTGAATTAAAACAAGTATTTTATAAAGAAGCTATGAATAAAATATTAAAAAACTGTTAA
- a CDS encoding type I restriction-modification system subunit M — MKTTKEVVENIVWKACDTFRGSIDSSVYKDYILSMLFVKYLSDFVKEKTEELRKEYKDNEGILSRMIERLDYKISETANFDYLYSIREENNIGERINTALREIEKQNQSKFEGIFNNIDFNDSNKFGNTKTRNSILKNLLEDFNDPALDLSPSALENNDVMGDAYEYLIKNFASDAGKKGGEFFTPPEVSMLIAKIVTLNIKDGVKVYDPTCGSGSLLVKVYKELRGENCSVYGQEKNSQTYSLCRMNMYLHEIGDKGMIEWGDTIKEPKFLDKNGNLEKFDIVVANPPFSLDKWGEETAVKDQYNRFEYGIPPKSKGDYAFVLHMINSMSENGITAVVMPHGVLFRGASEGIIRERIINENLLDAVIGLPNNLFYGTSIPACILILKKNRKEKDILFIDASVEYEKGKNQNRLRDEDIEKIVKAYKDRKNIEKYSKSASLEEIKENEYNLNIPRYIDSFEDEEHVDLKSINKEITALEKERETLSGKLEDFLKDIKL; from the coding sequence ATGAAAACAACAAAAGAAGTAGTTGAAAATATAGTTTGGAAAGCATGCGATACTTTTAGAGGATCAATAGACTCATCTGTTTATAAAGATTATATATTGAGTATGCTTTTTGTGAAATATTTATCAGATTTCGTGAAAGAAAAAACTGAAGAATTAAGAAAAGAATATAAAGACAATGAAGGCATTTTATCAAGAATGATTGAAAGGCTGGATTATAAAATAAGCGAAACTGCTAACTTTGATTATTTATATTCTATAAGAGAAGAAAACAATATTGGCGAGAGGATCAATACTGCATTAAGAGAAATAGAAAAACAGAATCAGAGTAAATTTGAAGGCATTTTTAACAATATAGATTTTAATGATTCAAATAAATTCGGCAACACAAAAACAAGAAATTCTATATTAAAAAATTTGCTTGAAGACTTCAATGATCCTGCATTAGATTTAAGTCCTAGTGCATTAGAAAACAATGATGTTATGGGTGATGCTTATGAGTATTTGATAAAAAACTTTGCAAGCGATGCCGGTAAAAAAGGCGGTGAGTTCTTCACTCCTCCCGAAGTATCTATGCTTATAGCTAAAATAGTAACTTTGAATATAAAAGACGGTGTTAAAGTATATGACCCTACTTGCGGAAGCGGTTCTTTGCTTGTTAAAGTGTATAAAGAATTAAGAGGCGAAAACTGCTCTGTCTACGGACAGGAAAAAAACAGTCAAACATATTCTTTATGCAGAATGAATATGTATTTGCATGAAATAGGCGATAAAGGAATGATTGAATGGGGCGATACTATAAAAGAGCCTAAATTTTTGGATAAAAATGGAAATTTAGAAAAGTTTGATATAGTAGTTGCTAATCCTCCTTTCAGTTTGGATAAATGGGGGGAGGAAACAGCAGTTAAAGACCAATACAATAGATTTGAGTACGGCATACCTCCAAAGAGCAAGGGCGATTATGCTTTTGTACTTCATATGATAAACAGTATGTCTGAAAATGGAATCACTGCTGTTGTAATGCCTCATGGCGTATTATTCAGAGGAGCCAGTGAGGGAATAATACGAGAAAGAATAATAAATGAAAATTTGCTTGATGCTGTTATAGGTCTTCCAAACAATTTATTTTACGGCACTTCAATACCTGCCTGCATTCTAATATTAAAAAAGAACAGAAAAGAGAAAGATATTTTATTTATAGATGCAAGCGTAGAATATGAGAAAGGAAAAAATCAAAACCGCTTACGAGATGAGGATATAGAAAAAATAGTAAAAGCCTACAAAGACAGAAAAAACATAGAAAAATACTCTAAATCAGCAAGCCTAGAAGAAATCAAAGAAAATGAATACAATCTCAATATACCTAGATATATAGACTCATTTGAAGACGAGGAGCATGTGGACTTGAAGAGCATAAACAAAGAAATAACAGCATTAGAAAAAGAACGCGAAACTCTAAGCGGCAAATTAGAAGATTTTTTGAAAGATATAAAACTTTAA
- a CDS encoding helix-turn-helix domain-containing protein, producing the protein MKKNIGEILKNIRMNKFISLRDLSLKMNLGNEGHIYLSDIECSRKIPSKDEVIKILDTLKADYNLNEIIDILENSEADNSIDENIDYQEETYFKTFKKRG; encoded by the coding sequence ATGAAAAAAAATATAGGTGAAATATTAAAAAATATTAGAATGAATAAGTTTATTAGTTTAAGAGATTTATCATTAAAAATGAATTTAGGTAATGAAGGTCATATATATTTAAGTGATATAGAATGCAGTAGAAAAATACCATCAAAAGATGAAGTAATAAAAATATTGGACACTCTAAAAGCAGATTATAATTTAAATGAAATAATTGATATATTGGAAAATTCAGAAGCAGATAATAGTATAGATGAAAATATTGATTATCAGGAAGAAACATATTTTAAAACTTTCAAAAAAAGAGGCTGA
- a CDS encoding nucleotidyltransferase domain-containing protein, with the protein MKNNEIVKIIEKNLKDYENKGGIIKYPFPVIDFAFRNFGLDVQYDERLFYKYKNKAGMINIKKSVININPKREDFKIGDFVVPKEFYIDESENQIIAHEIGHYVKYNSIDNKDLFDKAYYVDEYSNIMFNNEVFANKYARNLLIPKDELNKFLSANEIIGTIDLIRESSVIRKYFGITEFMLEVRLKELKIPFVNGYYIPDQLKKDNLIYSRENLLKLMEISIGNGFGLTPNYGDAEKIVYLYNKATGENRDSGPIYMTLWRIANGKYDHFAEICERRLRFINEQRKRIPFIQKQIILKKLEKEGANKITIFGSFVKKEKSVFNDKSDIDILVNFKETKSMFEIMRIKNELEQMLSRKVDLVPENSIKDYMIESIEENKEVLL; encoded by the coding sequence ATGAAAAATAATGAAATAGTAAAAATCATAGAAAAAAATTTGAAAGACTATGAGAATAAAGGCGGAATAATAAAATATCCATTTCCTGTTATCGATTTTGCTTTTAGAAATTTTGGATTAGATGTTCAGTATGATGAAAGGTTGTTCTATAAATATAAAAATAAAGCAGGTATGATAAATATAAAAAAATCTGTTATAAATATAAACCCAAAAAGAGAAGATTTTAAGATAGGAGATTTTGTAGTACCTAAAGAATTTTATATAGATGAATCTGAAAATCAAATTATAGCTCATGAAATAGGGCATTATGTAAAATACAATAGTATAGACAATAAAGATCTTTTTGATAAGGCTTATTATGTTGATGAGTATTCTAATATAATGTTTAATAATGAAGTATTTGCAAATAAATATGCTAGAAATTTATTAATTCCTAAAGATGAATTAAATAAATTTCTTTCTGCAAATGAAATAATAGGAACAATAGATTTAATAAGAGAATCATCTGTCATAAGAAAATATTTTGGTATAACCGAATTTATGCTTGAAGTTAGGCTAAAAGAATTAAAAATACCATTTGTAAATGGATACTATATACCAGATCAATTAAAAAAAGATAATCTTATATATAGCAGAGAAAATTTATTAAAATTAATGGAAATTTCTATAGGCAATGGTTTTGGTTTGACACCTAATTATGGCGATGCTGAAAAAATAGTATATTTGTACAATAAAGCAACAGGAGAAAACAGAGACAGCGGACCTATTTATATGACATTATGGAGGATAGCAAATGGAAAATATGATCATTTTGCAGAAATATGTGAAAGAAGATTAAGATTTATAAATGAGCAAAGAAAAAGAATACCATTTATACAGAAACAAATAATACTAAAAAAATTAGAAAAAGAAGGAGCAAATAAAATAACAATATTTGGTTCATTCGTAAAAAAAGAAAAATCTGTTTTCAATGATAAAAGCGATATTGATATATTAGTGAATTTTAAAGAGACTAAAAGTATGTTTGAAATAATGAGAATAAAAAATGAATTAGAGCAGATGCTTTCAAGAAAAGTAGATTTAGTTCCTGAAAATAGTATAAAAGATTATATGATTGAGTCAATAGAAGAAAATAAAGAAGTATTATTATAA
- a CDS encoding HepT-like ribonuclease domain-containing protein, producing the protein MKRSDVYYINDIKKCINSIENYLIEIKDKDDFFNNERMQKLMIYEIMIIGEASSKISIETKNNNPQIEWRLLSDMRNFLIHQYHDICNDIVWATVNKDIPKLKEDIYSIKL; encoded by the coding sequence ATGAAAAGAAGTGATGTATATTATATTAATGATATAAAGAAATGCATAAATTCGATAGAAAATTACCTTATTGAAATAAAAGATAAAGATGATTTTTTTAATAATGAAAGAATGCAAAAGTTAATGATCTATGAAATAATGATTATAGGAGAAGCATCTTCTAAAATATCAATAGAGACTAAAAACAATAATCCTCAAATAGAATGGCGTTTGCTTTCAGACATGCGTAATTTTTTAATACATCAATATCATGATATTTGCAATGATATAGTATGGGCAACAGTAAATAAAGATATTCCAAAATTAAAAGAAGACATCTATAGTATAAAATTATAG